The Chryseobacterium sp. 52 genome includes a region encoding these proteins:
- a CDS encoding phosphoribosyl-ATP pyrophosphatase, giving the protein MGRNYESIEELRRKKKLLQGEINDLENLLTFKNTKESLSAFTNGLTDQYLQEKVDEDGDEKVVLRKDVIARQLTSEVKDLFINKQTAVGIASTALGGNVTDSLIKLGITAVVGNYAKKNMKSPNWKKKLLGAAMIYLAPIALKYVRKKLEVYQKNKSVSSLEQLI; this is encoded by the coding sequence ATGGGCAGAAATTACGAAAGTATCGAAGAATTAAGAAGAAAGAAAAAACTGCTTCAAGGCGAGATCAATGATCTGGAAAACCTTCTTACCTTTAAAAACACAAAAGAAAGCCTGAGTGCATTCACGAACGGCCTTACCGACCAGTATCTTCAGGAGAAAGTAGATGAAGACGGTGATGAAAAAGTAGTTCTCCGGAAAGATGTTATAGCCAGGCAGCTTACTTCCGAAGTGAAAGACCTGTTCATCAATAAACAAACTGCTGTAGGGATTGCAAGTACTGCGTTAGGCGGTAATGTAACTGACAGTCTCATTAAACTGGGCATCACGGCAGTAGTTGGCAACTATGCTAAAAAGAATATGAAAAGCCCGAACTGGAAGAAAAAACTTTTGGGGGCAGCCATGATTTACCTTGCTCCTATTGCTCTGAAATATGTCCGGAAGAAACTGGAAGTATACCAGAAAAATAAAAGTGTTTCCAGCCTGGAACAATTAATATAA
- a CDS encoding YtxH domain-containing protein has translation MSKNGKNTAGILAGLLAGAAAGVILGMLYAPEEGKETRKKIKDKADDLKDQAKNKYGEVSEKVKDQYSNISSTFKETANSVAHTVKDGYDKYKDQIVSKTADVVKDVEAELNDLKK, from the coding sequence ATGTCTAAAAACGGAAAAAATACAGCAGGTATATTGGCAGGACTTCTTGCAGGTGCTGCGGCGGGTGTAATCTTAGGAATGCTTTATGCGCCGGAAGAAGGAAAAGAAACCAGAAAAAAAATCAAAGATAAAGCAGACGATCTGAAAGATCAGGCTAAAAACAAGTACGGCGAAGTTTCTGAAAAAGTAAAAGATCAATACAGCAATATCTCTTCTACTTTCAAAGAAACAGCAAACAGTGTAGCTCATACTGTAAAAGACGGATATGATAAATACAAAGATCAGATTGTTTCCAAAACTGCAGACGTAGTAAAGGATGTAGAAGCAGAACTGAATGATCTTAAAAAATAA
- a CDS encoding phage holin family protein encodes MIETIKEYASKRIDLLKIEATEKSSLSAGLITYFVVLLVAFTFFIILFNFGIAFLIGKALDNTSYGFLIVAAFYVVVMAFIIAFKTKIVNGVADQVIKFLNH; translated from the coding sequence ATGATAGAGACTATTAAAGAATATGCATCAAAGAGAATAGATCTTCTGAAGATTGAAGCTACCGAAAAATCTTCTCTTTCTGCAGGGCTCATTACCTACTTTGTAGTGCTGCTAGTTGCTTTTACTTTTTTTATTATCCTTTTTAACTTTGGAATTGCATTTCTTATCGGTAAAGCGCTCGATAATACATCGTATGGCTTCTTGATTGTCGCTGCATTCTATGTAGTCGTGATGGCATTCATTATTGCTTTTAAAACAAAGATCGTCAATGGGGTTGCAGATCAGGTTATTAAATTTTTAAATCATTAA
- the cmk gene encoding (d)CMP kinase gives MKKPVIAIDGYSSTGKSSISKVIADKLGLIHLDTGALYRGVTWFALQNCTHGDDDSINLQELFSSLNQIELEFRNNDGELVLYLNHIDISKQIRTNEVSDNVSIVAKQKEVRDFLLHSQRSLAEKGGIIMDGRDIGTVVLPNADYKFFLTASIDERTNRRYFELAGLGIQADREQVKQNLIDRDKIDSEREIAPLKQAEDAIVIDNTELTKDETIDLILSHIKKI, from the coding sequence ATGAAAAAACCTGTAATAGCTATCGATGGGTACTCGTCTACCGGAAAAAGTTCAATCTCTAAAGTCATTGCCGATAAACTGGGTCTTATACATCTGGATACCGGAGCGCTTTACAGGGGAGTTACGTGGTTTGCATTACAGAACTGTACGCATGGGGATGATGACTCCATCAACCTTCAGGAGCTGTTCTCTTCTTTAAACCAGATCGAACTTGAATTCAGGAACAATGACGGCGAACTTGTTCTTTACCTCAATCATATTGATATTTCCAAGCAGATCCGTACCAACGAAGTTTCCGATAATGTAAGTATTGTGGCGAAACAGAAAGAAGTAAGAGATTTTCTTCTTCACTCTCAGCGTTCGCTGGCAGAAAAAGGTGGCATTATTATGGACGGACGTGACATAGGGACAGTAGTTCTGCCAAATGCGGACTATAAATTCTTTCTTACTGCCAGTATTGACGAAAGAACCAACAGACGATATTTTGAATTGGCAGGTCTGGGAATTCAGGCAGACAGAGAGCAGGTAAAACAAAACCTCATAGACCGCGATAAGATAGACAGCGAAAGGGAAATTGCTCCTTTAAAACAGGCTGAAGATGCCATTGTCATTGACAATACAGAGCTCACAAAAGATGAAACCATAGATCTGATTTTATCTCACATCAAAAAGATTTAA
- the porQ gene encoding type IX secretion system protein PorQ, which translates to MKKIVILSLFLSGIVSYAQTGTNVYPFLNIPVSARQAALGGDAISIRDHDVSFAIANPALLNKDSDKQLSVNAAAYLADSKYGTVSYARDFDNGHMATINARYMSYGSIPRTDESGYENGEFKASDVAIGAGYAYQFEEDWTIGGGINFITSKIDNYTSSAVSGTAGVTYHNKKNKEVLSLVMRNFGFQLKSFNGTRENLPFRVDAGYTRILKAIPLAVTITAHDLQQFDISSEYNVNGQEVGFGRKLADHFSVGAELFPEKAFNIRLGYNARRGNELAVADQRNFSGLSGGFGIKLRRFRIDYAHIRYHNSSNVNQIGVSMDLSSHAGE; encoded by the coding sequence TTGAAGAAAATTGTCATTTTATCATTATTTCTGTCAGGAATTGTTTCTTATGCGCAAACAGGAACAAATGTTTATCCTTTCTTAAACATCCCTGTATCTGCCAGACAGGCTGCCCTTGGTGGCGATGCAATTTCCATCAGAGACCATGATGTTTCCTTTGCTATTGCAAACCCAGCCCTCTTAAATAAAGATTCAGACAAACAGCTTTCCGTAAATGCAGCAGCTTACCTTGCCGACTCTAAATATGGTACCGTATCCTATGCCCGGGATTTCGACAACGGGCATATGGCAACGATTAATGCCAGATATATGAGCTACGGAAGTATTCCCAGAACGGATGAAAGCGGTTATGAAAACGGAGAGTTCAAAGCTTCCGACGTCGCAATCGGTGCAGGCTATGCCTATCAGTTTGAAGAAGACTGGACCATTGGAGGTGGCATCAATTTTATCACTTCAAAAATTGACAACTATACTTCTTCTGCGGTTTCCGGTACTGCAGGGGTTACCTACCATAATAAAAAGAACAAAGAAGTGCTTTCCCTTGTGATGAGAAATTTTGGTTTTCAGCTGAAATCATTTAACGGGACCCGAGAAAACCTTCCGTTCAGGGTAGATGCCGGATATACGAGAATCCTTAAAGCCATTCCTCTTGCTGTAACTATTACAGCCCACGACCTTCAGCAGTTTGATATTTCTTCGGAATATAATGTAAACGGACAGGAAGTAGGTTTCGGAAGAAAACTGGCAGATCACTTTTCTGTGGGAGCAGAACTTTTCCCGGAAAAAGCTTTCAATATAAGATTGGGCTATAATGCGAGAAGAGGAAATGAACTAGCTGTGGCAGATCAGAGAAACTTTTCGGGGCTTTCTGGTGGATTTGGAATTAAATTAAGAAGATTCCGTATAGATTATGCTCATATCCGTTATCATAACTCTTCCAATGTGAACCAGATAGGAGTTTCTATGGACCTTAGCAGTCACGCCGGAGAATAG
- a CDS encoding TrmH family RNA methyltransferase yields MLTAHTIKILQSLDKKKFRQKYNLFLVEGNKIICELSESNFKVKEIFSTDPQKLDRTDAPVIQITENELKKISFLKTPKDSVAVCYLPDEEKVNDKDFQLVLDGIQDPGNLGTIIRLADWFGIEQVICSEDTVDVYNPKVIQATMGSFTRVNIVYTDLAEYLSKTENINVGTDMEGENIYTFEKPEKINLILGNEGNGIRPETEKLLQKCVTIPRFGKSQSTESLNVSMAAGIILGQLFSK; encoded by the coding sequence ATGCTTACAGCTCATACAATAAAAATTTTACAGTCTTTAGATAAAAAGAAGTTCAGACAAAAATACAATTTGTTTTTGGTTGAAGGTAACAAAATCATTTGTGAACTTTCTGAATCTAACTTTAAAGTTAAAGAAATATTTTCTACCGATCCGCAAAAACTGGACCGGACAGATGCTCCTGTGATCCAGATCACTGAAAATGAGCTGAAAAAAATCAGCTTCCTTAAAACACCTAAAGATTCTGTGGCCGTTTGTTATCTGCCTGATGAAGAAAAAGTGAATGATAAAGATTTTCAGCTGGTTCTGGACGGAATCCAGGATCCCGGTAATCTGGGAACCATTATCCGTTTGGCAGACTGGTTTGGAATAGAACAGGTTATCTGCAGTGAAGATACCGTAGATGTTTACAATCCTAAAGTGATTCAGGCCACGATGGGGTCTTTCACCAGGGTCAATATCGTGTATACAGATCTTGCTGAATACCTTTCGAAAACAGAGAACATAAATGTGGGAACAGATATGGAAGGGGAAAATATTTATACTTTTGAAAAACCTGAAAAAATAAATCTGATTCTCGGTAATGAAGGAAACGGGATAAGACCGGAAACGGAGAAACTCCTTCAGAAGTGTGTCACCATTCCACGATTTGGAAAATCCCAGTCTACAGAAAGCCTGAATGTTTCTATGGCAGCAGGGATTATTTTGGGACAGCTATTTTCGAAATAA